The following proteins are co-located in the [Pasteurella] mairii genome:
- the atpE gene encoding ATP synthase subunit C: METVISATIIASAIMLAFAALGTGIGFGLLGGKYLESAARQPELANSLLTKMFIVAGLLDAIAMIAVGIGLYFAFANPFASLLG, translated from the coding sequence ATGGAAACTGTAATCAGTGCAACTATCATCGCCTCAGCTATCATGCTTGCCTTTGCTGCCTTAGGTACAGGTATCGGTTTTGGTCTTTTAGGTGGTAAATACCTTGAGTCTGCCGCTCGCCAACCTGAATTAGCTAATTCTTTGTTAACTAAAATGTTTATCGTAGCGGGTTTGTTAGATGCAATCGCCATGATTGCAGTTGGTATTGGTCTATATTTTGCTTTCGCTAATCCATTTGCTTCGTTGTTGGGTTAA
- the atpH gene encoding ATP synthase subunit delta: MSELTTIARPYAKAAFDFAVEQSATDKSAVKKWAEMLNFLAEVVKNDAMNDFLSSSLSADKLADTVISICGEQLDKSGQNLVRLMAENKRLTVLPAVADEFQHYVEEHHEITEVEVISAQPLNEKQQQKIAAAMEKRLARKVKLNCSIDSSLIAGAIIRTDDFVIDGSSRGQLNRLANELQL; encoded by the coding sequence ATGTCAGAATTAACTACGATAGCTCGTCCTTATGCAAAAGCAGCATTTGATTTTGCAGTTGAACAGTCCGCGACTGATAAAAGTGCGGTCAAAAAATGGGCTGAAATGCTAAATTTTCTCGCTGAAGTGGTAAAAAACGATGCGATGAATGATTTCCTAAGCAGTTCATTATCAGCTGATAAATTGGCTGATACTGTGATTTCAATTTGTGGCGAACAACTTGATAAATCAGGGCAAAATCTTGTTCGGTTAATGGCTGAAAATAAGCGTTTAACTGTACTTCCTGCCGTGGCGGATGAATTTCAACATTATGTTGAGGAACATCATGAAATCACCGAAGTGGAAGTTATCTCTGCTCAACCATTAAATGAAAAACAACAGCAAAAAATTGCTGCCGCAATGGAAAAACGACTTGCTCGTAAAGTGAAATTAAATTGCAGCATTGATAGTAGCTTAATTGCAGGGGCTATTATTCGTACAGATGATTTTGTGATTGACGGTAGTAGTCGAGGACAACTTAACCGCCTTGCAAATGAGTTGCAATTATAA
- the atpG gene encoding ATP synthase subunit gamma, which translates to MAGAKEIKTKISSVQSTKKITKAMEMVAASKMRKTQDRMSSSRPYSDAIRSVISHVSKASVGYKHPFLVEREIKKVGVLLISTDRGLCGGLNVNLFKTALSEIKGWKEKNVEVSLGLIGSKGIGFFHPLGLDVVAQHSGMGDNPSVEELIGIANRMFDAYREGKIDAIYIAYNKFINTMSQKPTFEKLVPLPELDNDNLGEKKQSWDYLYEPDPKILLDSLLVRYLESQVYQAVVENLASEQAARMVAMKAATDNAGNLINDLQLVYNKARQASITNELNEIVAGAAAI; encoded by the coding sequence ATGGCTGGTGCAAAAGAGATAAAAACCAAAATTTCCAGTGTGCAAAGTACGAAAAAAATTACTAAGGCAATGGAAATGGTTGCTGCTTCGAAAATGCGTAAAACGCAAGATCGAATGTCTTCTTCACGTCCGTATTCTGATGCAATACGCAGTGTAATTAGCCACGTATCAAAAGCCAGTGTAGGTTATAAACATCCGTTTTTAGTTGAACGAGAAATTAAAAAAGTCGGTGTTTTGTTAATTTCAACAGACCGGGGATTGTGCGGCGGATTAAACGTAAACTTATTTAAAACAGCGCTTTCTGAAATTAAAGGTTGGAAAGAGAAAAATGTGGAAGTTTCGCTTGGTTTAATCGGTTCTAAAGGGATTGGTTTTTTCCATCCATTAGGACTGGATGTTGTCGCACAGCATTCTGGTATGGGGGATAATCCTTCTGTTGAAGAGCTTATCGGTATTGCCAATCGTATGTTTGATGCTTACCGTGAAGGCAAAATAGATGCTATCTATATTGCTTATAATAAGTTTATTAATACAATGTCGCAAAAACCGACGTTTGAAAAACTTGTTCCATTGCCGGAATTGGATAATGACAATTTAGGCGAGAAAAAACAATCTTGGGATTATTTATATGAACCAGATCCAAAAATCTTATTAGATAGTTTGTTGGTTCGTTATTTAGAGTCGCAAGTTTATCAAGCGGTAGTTGAAAACTTAGCTTCTGAGCAAGCAGCGAGAATGGTGGCGATGAAAGCAGCAACAGATAATGCAGGTAATTTAATAAATGACTTGCAGTTGGTGTATAACAAAGCTCGTCAGGCAAGTATCACAAATGAATTAAACGAAATTGTTGCAGGTGCTGCAGCGATTTAA
- the atpB gene encoding ATP synthase subunit a yields the protein MAAQTSIEYIQHHLTFLTSGDGFWSFNVDSLIFTLITGGLFLTVFYKTGKKMTMGVPGKLQCVVEMLVEWVDGVVKENFSGSRKLVAPLALTIFIWVFLMNLIDLFPVDYLPQIADMFGVHYLRAVPSADMNITFSLAIGVFFLILFYTLKSKGWRGFVKEYTMHPFNHPVFIPVNLLLETVTLISKPISLALRLFGNMYAGELIFILIAVMYSANMAIAALGLPLQLAWAIFHILIVVLQAFVFMMLTVVYLGIAYNKSEEH from the coding sequence ATGGCAGCTCAAACATCAATTGAATATATTCAGCACCATTTGACATTTTTAACCTCTGGTGACGGATTTTGGTCTTTTAATGTTGATTCACTTATTTTTACGCTCATTACCGGGGGGCTTTTTCTGACGGTTTTTTATAAAACTGGTAAAAAAATGACAATGGGTGTTCCCGGTAAGCTACAATGTGTTGTTGAGATGCTAGTTGAATGGGTTGACGGAGTGGTAAAAGAAAATTTTTCCGGTAGTAGGAAGCTGGTTGCGCCTTTAGCATTGACCATCTTTATCTGGGTTTTTTTAATGAATTTGATCGACTTATTCCCAGTGGATTACCTTCCTCAAATTGCGGATATGTTTGGTGTTCATTATCTCAGGGCAGTTCCTTCAGCTGATATGAATATTACCTTTAGTTTAGCAATAGGTGTATTTTTTTTGATTCTTTTTTATACTTTAAAATCAAAAGGTTGGAGAGGTTTTGTAAAAGAGTATACAATGCATCCTTTTAATCATCCTGTCTTTATTCCGGTTAATTTATTATTAGAAACTGTTACTTTAATATCTAAACCTATTTCTTTGGCATTACGTTTATTTGGTAATATGTATGCTGGGGAACTTATCTTTATTCTTATTGCAGTAATGTACAGTGCTAATATGGCAATAGCAGCCTTAGGTTTACCATTGCAATTAGCTTGGGCTATTTTCCATATTTTAATTGTTGTATTGCAAGCATTTGTTTTCATGATGTTGACTGTGGTTTATCTAGGTATTGCCTATAATAAATCAGAGGAACATTAA
- the atpF gene encoding ATP synthase subunit b — protein MNINATLIGQTIAFIIFVWFCMKYVWPPIIKAIEERQSSISNALASAEAAKKEQADTKIFVEQEITQAKLQAQEIVDLANKRRNEILDEVKAEAEALKAKIIEQGYAEVESERKRVQEELRVKVASLAVAGAEKIVGRTVDEAANNDIIDKLVAEL, from the coding sequence GTGAATATTAATGCAACATTAATCGGGCAAACTATAGCTTTTATCATTTTTGTATGGTTCTGCATGAAATATGTTTGGCCACCAATTATTAAAGCAATAGAAGAACGCCAAAGCAGCATTTCTAACGCTTTGGCTTCGGCTGAAGCGGCTAAAAAAGAGCAAGCGGATACCAAAATATTCGTTGAGCAAGAAATTACTCAGGCGAAACTTCAAGCGCAAGAAATTGTGGATTTAGCTAATAAACGTCGCAATGAAATTTTAGATGAGGTGAAAGCGGAAGCGGAAGCTCTTAAAGCTAAAATTATTGAGCAAGGATACGCAGAAGTGGAATCCGAACGTAAACGTGTTCAAGAAGAGTTACGTGTTAAAGTGGCTTCACTTGCAGTTGCCGGAGCAGAGAAAATTGTGGGTCGTACGGTTGATGAAGCGGCAAACAATGACATTATTGATAAATTAGTTGCAGAATTATAA
- the atpA gene encoding ATP synthase subunit alpha yields the protein MQLNSTEISELIKKRIAQFDVVSEARNTGTIISVSDGIIRIHGLSDVMQGEMIALPGNRYAMALNLERDSVGAVVMGPYADLAEGMEVQCTGRILEVPVGRGLLGRVVNTLGQPIDGKGEIENDGFSPVEVIAPGVIDRKSVDQPVQTGYKAVDSMVPIGRGQRELIIGDRQTGKTALAIDAIINQRDSGIKCIYVAIGQKASTIANVVRKLEEHGALKNTIVVVASASESATLQYLAPYAGCAMGEYFRDRGEDALIVYDDLSKQAVAYRQISLLLRRPPGREAFPGDVFYLHSRLLERASRVSEEYVERFTKGEVKGKTGSLTALPIIETQAGDVSAFVPTNVISITDGQIFLESNLFNSGIRPAVNPGISVSRVGGAAQTKVVKKLAGGIRTALAQYRELAAFAQFASDLDDATRKQLSHGQKVTELLKQKQYSPLSVAEQALVLFAVEFGYLDDVELDRIGSFEAALLEYANHNNADFMRELTNTGNYNDDIKGTLKGILDSFKANSSW from the coding sequence ATGCAACTAAATTCAACTGAAATTAGTGAATTGATTAAAAAACGGATTGCTCAGTTTGATGTGGTCAGCGAAGCTCGCAATACGGGAACGATTATTTCTGTAAGCGACGGTATTATTCGTATCCATGGATTAAGCGATGTAATGCAAGGGGAAATGATTGCATTACCGGGTAATCGTTACGCTATGGCACTTAACCTTGAAAGAGATTCGGTAGGTGCGGTAGTGATGGGGCCTTATGCCGATTTAGCAGAAGGGATGGAAGTTCAATGTACCGGACGTATTTTAGAAGTTCCAGTTGGTCGTGGTTTATTAGGTCGTGTAGTAAATACCCTTGGTCAACCGATTGACGGAAAAGGCGAAATTGAAAATGATGGATTTTCTCCAGTTGAAGTAATTGCGCCGGGGGTAATTGATCGTAAATCTGTTGATCAGCCGGTTCAAACTGGTTATAAAGCGGTTGACTCCATGGTTCCAATCGGTCGTGGTCAACGTGAGTTGATTATCGGCGACCGTCAAACAGGTAAAACTGCATTAGCGATTGATGCGATTATTAACCAACGTGATTCAGGTATTAAATGTATTTATGTAGCGATTGGTCAAAAAGCATCAACGATTGCTAACGTGGTGCGTAAATTAGAAGAACATGGTGCGTTAAAAAATACCATCGTTGTTGTGGCATCTGCTTCTGAATCTGCGACGTTACAATATCTTGCACCTTATGCTGGTTGTGCTATGGGTGAATATTTCCGTGATCGCGGTGAAGATGCATTGATTGTTTATGATGATTTATCTAAACAAGCGGTCGCTTATCGTCAAATTTCATTGTTATTACGTCGTCCACCAGGTCGTGAAGCATTCCCGGGTGACGTATTCTATTTACACTCTCGTTTACTTGAGCGTGCATCACGTGTTAGTGAGGAATATGTTGAACGTTTCACTAAAGGTGAAGTGAAAGGAAAAACCGGTTCTTTGACCGCACTTCCGATTATTGAAACGCAAGCCGGTGACGTATCTGCCTTCGTTCCAACTAACGTGATTTCAATTACCGATGGTCAGATTTTCTTGGAATCTAACTTATTTAACTCTGGTATTCGTCCAGCGGTTAACCCGGGTATTTCGGTATCTCGTGTGGGTGGAGCGGCGCAAACCAAAGTGGTGAAAAAATTAGCGGGTGGTATTCGTACTGCACTTGCTCAATATCGTGAATTAGCGGCGTTTGCTCAGTTTGCCTCAGATCTTGATGATGCGACTCGTAAACAATTGTCTCACGGTCAAAAAGTAACCGAATTATTGAAACAAAAACAATATTCACCGTTAAGCGTAGCTGAACAGGCATTAGTCTTGTTTGCGGTTGAATTTGGTTATTTAGATGATGTTGAGTTAGATCGTATTGGTTCTTTTGAAGCTGCTCTTTTAGAGTATGCTAACCACAATAACGCTGACTTTATGCGCGAACTTACTAATACCGGTAATTACAATGATGACATTAAAGGCACATTGAAAGGTATTTTAGATAGTTTTAAAGCAAATAGTTCGTGGTAA